One Amycolatopsis thermophila DNA segment encodes these proteins:
- a CDS encoding cobyrinic acid ac-diamide synthase translates to MSRRASLPGASELFRLTSSPALDVPAPPKPAPQRPEAQRPGHGHNQGHREQLERSATARRGSGRQKHDSKITVYVSGEELVAMEQARLSLRAEHGLAIDRGRLVREAVAVLLADFDAHGADSVLVRRLREGGLDSEEAAGP, encoded by the coding sequence GTGAGCAGGCGAGCCTCCCTCCCCGGGGCTTCGGAACTCTTCCGCCTGACCAGCAGCCCGGCCCTGGACGTGCCAGCGCCGCCCAAGCCGGCCCCGCAGCGCCCCGAGGCGCAGCGGCCCGGCCACGGGCACAACCAGGGGCACCGCGAGCAGCTGGAGCGCAGCGCCACCGCGCGCCGCGGCAGCGGACGGCAGAAGCACGACTCGAAGATCACCGTGTACGTCTCCGGCGAGGAGCTGGTGGCGATGGAGCAGGCGCGGCTGAGCCTGCGGGCCGAGCACGGCCTGGCCATCGACCGCGGCCGGCTCGTCCGCGAGGCGGTCGCGGTGCTGCTGGCGGACTTCGACGCGCACGGCGCGGACTCGGTCCTGGTACGCCGCCTGCGTGAGGGCGGCCTCGACTCCGAGGAAGCCGCCGGGCCGT
- a CDS encoding ParA family protein → MSTPQPSTRSVTARSAAANLDQLTIATEGEPDTVDSVVATGADTVNGKPKLGPTGRPFREIPEPPLVDKHGPATVLAMCNQKGGVGKTTSTINLGAALAEYGRRVLLVDFDPQGALSVGLGVQPHELDQTVYNAIMERSVTAQDILRHTSVEGMDLLPSNIDLSAAEVQLVAEVGREHTLLRVVQPLISEYDYVLVDCQPSLGLLTVNALTAADGVIIPLECEFFSLRGVALLIDTIEKVRERLNPKLDITGILATMFDPRTLHSREVMARVVEAFGDTVFDTVINRTVRFPETTVAGEPITRWAPKSAGAQAYRALAREVIAR, encoded by the coding sequence ATGTCGACACCGCAGCCCTCGACCAGATCGGTCACGGCCCGCTCGGCCGCCGCGAACCTCGACCAGCTGACCATTGCGACAGAGGGGGAGCCCGACACCGTGGACTCTGTCGTGGCCACGGGCGCCGACACCGTCAACGGCAAGCCCAAACTCGGCCCGACCGGCAGACCGTTCCGTGAGATCCCGGAACCGCCCCTGGTGGACAAGCACGGCCCGGCGACGGTGCTGGCCATGTGCAACCAGAAGGGCGGGGTCGGCAAGACCACGTCGACGATCAACCTCGGCGCCGCGCTCGCCGAGTACGGCCGCCGGGTGCTGCTGGTGGACTTCGATCCGCAGGGCGCGCTGTCCGTGGGGCTCGGGGTCCAGCCGCACGAACTGGACCAGACGGTCTACAACGCGATCATGGAGCGGTCGGTGACCGCCCAGGACATCCTGCGGCACACCAGTGTCGAGGGCATGGACCTGCTGCCGAGCAACATCGATCTGTCCGCTGCCGAGGTGCAGCTGGTCGCCGAGGTGGGCCGGGAGCACACGTTGCTCCGGGTCGTGCAACCGCTCATCTCGGAGTACGACTATGTTCTGGTCGACTGCCAGCCATCGCTCGGGTTGCTCACGGTGAACGCGCTCACGGCCGCCGACGGCGTGATCATCCCGCTGGAGTGCGAGTTCTTCAGCTTGCGTGGCGTGGCTTTGTTGATCGACACGATCGAGAAGGTACGCGAACGCTTGAACCCCAAACTGGATATCACCGGCATCCTGGCCACCATGTTCGACCCGCGGACCCTCCACTCACGGGAGGTCATGGCGCGGGTCGTGGAGGCCTTCGGCGACACCGTGTTCGACACGGTGATCAACCGCACCGTGCGGTTCCCGGAGACCACTGTGGCCGGTGAGCCCATCACGCGCTGGGCCCCCAAGTCCGCCGGTGCGCAGGCGTATCGCGCACTGGCCCGCGAGGTGATCGCTCGGTGA
- the xerD gene encoding site-specific tyrosine recombinase XerD translates to MVTAYLDHLAVERGTARNTLDSYARDLRRYLGYLEKAGITDFRRITETDVTGFGAALREGGEGHPPLAASSAARALVAVRGLHRFAHLDGLTEDDPAREVRPPAAAKRLPKALPVDDVLRLLAMPPAEGERPLRDRALLELLYSTGARISEAVGLDLDDVDREERTVLLDGKGGKQRLVPIGRPAVEALEAYLVRARPVLARRGRGTAALFLNARGTRLSRQSAWQVLKTTAERAGISTAVSPHTLRHSFATHLLEGGADVRVVQELLGHASVTTTQVYTLVTMNTLREVYATAHPRALG, encoded by the coding sequence GTGGTCACGGCCTATCTCGATCACCTCGCGGTCGAGCGCGGCACGGCCCGCAACACCCTGGACAGCTACGCGCGGGACCTGCGCCGGTACCTGGGGTACCTGGAGAAGGCGGGGATCACCGACTTCCGGCGGATCACCGAGACCGACGTGACCGGCTTCGGCGCGGCGCTGCGCGAGGGCGGCGAGGGGCACCCGCCACTGGCCGCGTCCTCGGCGGCGCGGGCGCTGGTGGCCGTGCGCGGGCTGCACCGCTTCGCGCACCTGGACGGCCTGACCGAGGACGACCCGGCCCGTGAGGTGCGGCCCCCGGCGGCGGCGAAGCGCCTGCCCAAGGCGCTGCCGGTGGACGACGTGCTGCGGCTGCTCGCCATGCCCCCGGCCGAGGGCGAGCGGCCGCTGCGCGACCGGGCGCTGCTGGAGCTGCTGTACTCCACCGGCGCCCGGATCTCCGAGGCCGTCGGGCTCGACCTCGACGACGTCGACCGCGAGGAGCGGACCGTGCTGCTCGACGGCAAGGGCGGCAAGCAGCGGCTGGTGCCCATCGGCCGTCCCGCCGTCGAGGCGCTGGAGGCGTATCTGGTGCGCGCCCGCCCGGTGCTCGCCCGGCGCGGGCGCGGCACCGCGGCGCTGTTCCTCAACGCCCGCGGCACCCGGCTGTCCCGGCAGAGCGCGTGGCAGGTCCTCAAGACCACCGCCGAACGCGCGGGGATCTCCACCGCCGTGTCCCCGCACACGCTGCGTCACAGTTTCGCGACCCACCTGCTGGAGGGCGGCGCGGACGTCCGGGTCGTGCAAGAGCTGCTCGGCCACGCTTCGGTGACCACGACCCAGGTCTACACCCTGGTCACCATGAACACTCTGCGTGAGGTATATGCTACGGCGCATCCTCGGGCGCTGGGTTGA